TTACCCCAGTCTGGGCTGCCGTGCCGATGGTGACACCAGTTAAATCGGTAGCGCTGCTGTTTATGGTCAGCATGGTATCGCCGCTGGCAATATCTGATGGCAGATAGAAATTCATATTCTGGAAGCCAACGACACCTTCATCGCCTACCGTCACGTTCTTGGCGGCAATATTCAGCGTATTGCCTGTAGCCGTGGAACCTTCACCGCCAAGAATATGCTTAACGGTAATTGCCTTGAGGATATTGATGGTGTTGTTATTGGCCGTACCATAGACAGCCGGATTCACCGAATAATCTACAGCCATACCACCATAAATGCGGGTCTCGCTGTCAAGCACCGCATCTTTTTCGATGGTGACAGTATTGCCACTGGCCTCGGTATCGCCATAACCGCCGTAAATGTAGCCTTTGACAGTGCCGCCGCTGATGGTAACCGTGTTATCATTAGCAACTCCACCGGCACCACCATTGATATGCACGGTACCGCTCCCAAAGGTGCTGTTGCCACTGATGGTAACTGTATTGCCTGTGGTCTCTCCATTGGTGACACCGCCCGCGATATAAATTCTGTCAGTCGCCGCTGTTGTGTTTATAGCCGCATTTCCCGTAATGGTTACGCTGTTGTTCTTCGCGCTCTTGCTGGCAGCGGTACTCTGACCGCCATATATTGCGAGTATGCCAGAAGATGTAGGCTCAAGAGTGCCACTGATTGTTACCGTATTGGCTTCAGCGTCTCCACTAGAACTTTCGCCCCCCTTAATCATAGAGCCATAGCCTCCGTTACCTCCGTTGTACATTACGGTGCTGCCCTCGCTGATATTGACGTGATTATCCGTTACAGTACCGCTTCCGTAACCACCTGTAATGATGGCAGTTTCAGGGGTGAATATAGTTGTCCCTCCCAGGAAATTCACATGATTTCCCGTAACGCTGCCGTTATTCTTGCCGCCATAAATACTATATAAGGTTATATTGGTTCCATTGATATTTACAGTAGCTCCATTAGCTCCTGCATCATAGCCGCCTATAAGTGTCAGGGCATCGGCAGTAAAGCTGCCTGTAACATTCAGAACATTTGCAGACGTAGGATAAAAGCTGTCATAGTCAGTATTACTCACCTTGGTCATTATTCCATCCGGAGTAAAGGTATATGAACCTGTGCCTCCACTTACATTCGTAATTGTGGCTTCCGTCGCCTCTGCCATCCCGGATAAATCAAGTAGTCCCCCCCCCTGAAAACAATAGTGCAATGGCGATTAAGCTGGCCAGCTGTTTGTATTTTCTGTTGTTTTTGTGCATATTAAATCGCTCCTCTAACAATAGAATAATAATAAACATTTCCTTTACTTTTTCTGCGTTTGGCTGTATGTTCCTACTGTACTTCAGGTACAGTCTTTGCCAAAACGCATTGCAAGCGACCTGTACTTTACCTGTACTTCGTAGGCTGGGGAAAAACAAACAAAAAGCCCCTTGAGCATAAATTCCTCAAGGGACTTTTGGTTTGGAAGATAAAGATCTTCCACGATTAGATTTTTTTCATATCGCGGGCGAGTTCTTCAATTTCAGCCCGGGTTAAATCAACCAATTCCAGAATTTCATCAATCGGTTTATTCTTTTGCAGCATACGCATAGCTGTGCGGCGGTCAGCGGCTTTTTCTCCTTCCGCCATACCTTTAGCCAGGCCTTCTTCCATGCCTTCGGCACGGCCTTCCGCCTTGCCTTCTTCAATCCAGGCATCTTTATCGGACTCATAGTCCATGATGGCCATTTCGCGGTTCAGGTAGTCGAGGCGTTCCTGCCGGTTCTGCATAAATATAGCGGCTGCGTCCAGCGCAGTCTGAATTGCAACTTCATTCATAGCCAGTTCCTCCATTTCTTTGGCATCCAATTTGTTGGAGAAGTAAGCCAGCCAGCGCTCCACACTGGTCATTTCGCTGATAGGCTTTTTCTGGAACTTGGGGACTTCGAGGAAATGCAGTTCCATGTCTTCGTTCAAGCGGCGGCCGGTTTCCTTGTTGTAAATGCTGTACATGGAGTGCGCCGGTTCGCCGGGGAAAATCGTATAGCGCAGGATGTTGATGGTGATGGACGGTTTCAAATTCTGATACTTTCCACCCTTGGCCAGGTTCATCAGGTACATCTGCGACCAATAGTAAAGGGTGCGGCGTTCCATGTTTTTCTTGTCCACAATCTGGACTTCCACATCAATCTGCGTGCCGTCCTCAGTGACGCAGAAAATGTCCAAACGGGTGAGCTTGTCGTCATCATAGAGCGGGACAATTTCGCTGTTTTGGAACTGAATGTCCTTTATGGCCTTGGCCTCGTGACGGTCAAGGACAGCGTTGAGAAAGTCGATGGTGACCTGCTTCCGCTCATCCTTGCCGAAGATGAACTTGAACAGGACATCGTTCATGGGATTGTATTTTTTGTTGGCAATATCGTTCTCGATAGCCTGCTTGAGAAGGTCTTTTGGGTATGTCATGGTAAACGCGCTCCTTTGGGGTTCTAATTGGATTATACCATGAAACGGGATAATTTTCAGCAAATTTATAAGAGCCCCTTCTAGTGATTTAGTCTAGAGGGGCTCTTAGTACAATAATGTATTTTTTAGAATGTCCAGTTAGCGCCGAGCTGGATGCTGCCGCCGCGCTGTTTTCCAGCCCAGCCGGTCATGCCTAAGTCGATGGTTACGGGGCCGCCAGGTTTTACCTGCCAGCCCAGTTCGAGCATGCCGCTGCCGCCTTTGACACTGGGGCTGGGGACGTTGCCGCCACTGGAGAAGTGGGCTCTGGCCTCGCCGCCAAATTCGTATTGGTAGGCAAGACCGCCGTAGAAACTGTTGCGGTCGTTGACCTTGTGCGTGAGGCGTGCGCCGATACGCAGGCGGTGGCTGTCCACGGCGTCAAAGCTGCCGCGTTCGTCAGCGGCGTTTTCAATATGTATGGTGGTCGTGTCACCGGCCTGATGGCTGTAGAAATATTTCAGATAGCCGTCAAGGGTGTTGCCGTTGCCGATACTAAAGGCTTTGCCGACACCGAGGTGGGCGGCAAAGTAGTTGGAGGAACTGTCATAATTGACCTTGCCGAGGGTATCCATGGTGGTCTTGTAGTCAGAGTTTACGCGGCCGCCGCGCAGGCTGCCTTCGTAGTAGAGGCCGTCATGGTTGACCTGCCGCGCCATGATACCAAGGCCGTAGTAATGCGCGCCGCCTTCGCCGTGGGTGCCTGCGGCATCTTCGAGGTAGCTGTCATAACTTCCGCCGCCATATTCCACCACGGGGCCAAAGAGGAGCTTGCCCTGAGCGTTGCTGATTTCCCGGGCAAAGCCGACATTGAGGCCAAAGCCCTTGGTGTCGACATAGGAGCCGCTCTGTGCACGCATGGAGGAGCCACCCATAGCGGCAAACGGCGTGAAGGTACTAACAGAGGGCACGCCTGCCGCGCCGCTGGTCGTCTGTTCGGCAGCTTCGAGCGCTACGGCATTAGCGGCCTGCATAAAGCCCTGTGAGGAGAGCATATCCGCACCGGCATTGATAAAGGTAGTAGTAGCCGCACGCGTTTCTACAAGGGACTTGGCGCGTTCCATACTGCTTTCCGTACTGCTTTCGGTCTTGTCAGTAACGGTGGCGGTAACGGCAGTATCGCCCTGATTGATAGCGAATTTATAGGAGGTGTCCAAAGTCAGGCTGGTGGCTGTGGGCGCAGTGGTCAGCGTAGTGGTGGCAGCTGTGCCTGTAAAGCCGTTGGTATTACTGAGTAAAGTCACCGTGTCCCCCTGATTGAGATTTACCCCAGTCTGGGCTGCCGTACCGATGGTGACACCAGTTAAATCGGTAGCGCTGCTGTTAATTGTCAGCATGGTATCGCCGCTGGCAATATCTGATGGCAGATAGAAATTCATATTCTGGAAGCCAACGACACCTTCGTCCCCAACAGTTACACCCTTGGCCGCGATGTTCAGCGTGTTCCCGGTGGCTGATGTGCCTTCACCGCCCAAGATGTGTTTGACCGTAACGGCTTTGAGAATATTGACGGTGTTGTTATTGGCGGCCCCATTCATGGTAAAGCCACCGTAAATGCGCGCGTTGCTGTCAAGTTCAGCATCGTTTTGGATGGTGACGGTATTGCCGCTGGCCTCTCCGTCAGAAGTAGCGCCACCGTATATATAACCGGTTACCGTACCGCCGCTGATGGTGACTGTATTGTCATTGGCATCGCCGCTGACGGCGTAATAACCGCCACCTACTTGTCCGCCGGTTACACTGTTAATGGTACCGCTGTTGATATTAACGGTATTGTTGTTGGCGGTTCCTGTAGGACTGGGATTGCTGTCACCATAAACATAGCCACCGTATACCATCTGAGTTATTGTGGTACTGTCGCCTGTGATGGTCAGGGTATTACCGCTGGCCGAGCCTCTGGTAGTGGCGGCGGCACCAAAAAGCCTGTAGGATGTAGGGGAGGTGATGGTAACTGTGAAGTTGTCTGCAGAGGTCGTTGGATATGACACGGCAAAGATTTCATTCCCGTAGGCGTAGTCGGCATGCCCAGGCGTAAAACTGGTTCCTGAAAAACTGGAGGTGTTGCCTTCGTGTTCTACAGTACCGTTGACAACATACGATGCTGCTAATACATCTGTAGATAGATTATAAAGTCCCCCCCCCGTGCACATCAGTGCGGCCAATACGAGCTTGGCCAATCTTTTTTGCTTTGTCTTGCTGCAATTTCTCATTTTTTATCCCCCTTTATTTTGCGTCGTTTATTGAACTTTGATTTTGAAGCGGAACGTGTCCTGATATTGTTTCGGGATGAGTTCTGCCAGGATTTTTTCGCAGAGGCCGCAAGTGCTGCACTCTTTGCATTCACAGGTCAGCAGCTTGTCTGGCACTTGCTCAACGGTTATTTTCTGCAGGATTTCAGCAGGTAGTACCTGGGCTGCGAAGAGAATGGTGCCGGAAAGCATCAGTTCAACTAATGGCAGGCTGTTGTTATCCGTCAAATAGGCATCCAGAGTACGGAAGGGATAATCCCCTGCAGAGTTCCGCCCCGCTATCTTATAGATATCCACCACATCATCATAATACTTCTGCCAACGGGGCAGGATCCAATTGGCCCGGAACAAATCTGCAATGCCGTCCTGACAGCAGCTCAAAAGTATTGGACGCTGCCCTCTGG
The Selenomonas ruminantium AC2024 DNA segment above includes these coding regions:
- a CDS encoding Rpn family recombination-promoting nuclease/putative transposase, with amino-acid sequence MTYPKDLLKQAIENDIANKKYNPMNDVLFKFIFGKDERKQVTIDFLNAVLDRHEAKAIKDIQFQNSEIVPLYDDDKLTRLDIFCVTEDGTQIDVEVQIVDKKNMERRTLYYWSQMYLMNLAKGGKYQNLKPSITINILRYTIFPGEPAHSMYSIYNKETGRRLNEDMELHFLEVPKFQKKPISEMTSVERWLAYFSNKLDAKEMEELAMNEVAIQTALDAAAIFMQNRQERLDYLNREMAIMDYESDKDAWIEEGKAEGRAEGMEEGLAKGMAEGEKAADRRTAMRMLQKNKPIDEILELVDLTRAEIEELARDMKKI
- a CDS encoding autotransporter outer membrane beta-barrel domain-containing protein encodes the protein MRNCSKTKQKRLAKLVLAALMCTGGGLYNLSTDVLAASYVVNGTVEHEGNTSSFSGTSFTPGHADYAYGNEIFAVSYPTTSADNFTVTITSPTSYRLFGAAATTRGSASGNTLTITGDSTTITQMVYGGYVYGDSNPSPTGTANNNTVNINSGTINSVTGGQVGGGYYAVSGDANDNTVTISGGTVTGYIYGGATSDGEASGNTVTIQNDAELDSNARIYGGFTMNGAANNNTVNILKAVTVKHILGGEGTSATGNTLNIAAKGVTVGDEGVVGFQNMNFYLPSDIASGDTMLTINSSATDLTGVTIGTAAQTGVNLNQGDTVTLLSNTNGFTGTAATTTLTTAPTATSLTLDTSYKFAINQGDTAVTATVTDKTESSTESSMERAKSLVETRAATTTFINAGADMLSSQGFMQAANAVALEAAEQTTSGAAGVPSVSTFTPFAAMGGSSMRAQSGSYVDTKGFGLNVGFAREISNAQGKLLFGPVVEYGGGSYDSYLEDAAGTHGEGGAHYYGLGIMARQVNHDGLYYEGSLRGGRVNSDYKTTMDTLGKVNYDSSSNYFAAHLGVGKAFSIGNGNTLDGYLKYFYSHQAGDTTTIHIENAADERGSFDAVDSHRLRIGARLTHKVNDRNSFYGGLAYQYEFGGEARAHFSSGGNVPSPSVKGGSGMLELGWQVKPGGPVTIDLGMTGWAGKQRGGSIQLGANWTF